The DNA sequence AATGCTTTAAAAAATATTGATTTAAAAGTATTGGAATATGCCCTTTCCGAAGGAAACCTGGAATATAGAAAGGCACTGACAGATTATTACCATTCTCTGGGTTTTAATGATCTTACTCCTGATAACTTTATTGTAACCAATGGAGGTTCCGAAGCACTTAATTTTGCGATTTCCACATTATGTGATGATGGTGACGAAGTGATTATCCCTGAACCTTATTATGCAAATTATAACGGATTTACAAGTACATTCAATGTACATGTAGTTGCAGTTCCTTCAACAATAGAAACGGGTTTTGCCTTACCTCCTATCGAAGAATTTGAGAAAAAAATAACGGAGAAAACAAGAGCTATTGTGATCTGTAATCCTGGAAACCCAACAGGATATCTTTACACTCGTGAAGAACTTCAAAAACTAGCAGAAATTGCTTTAAAATATGATATCGTTGTTATTTCTGATGAAGTATACAGAGAATATGTATACGACGGAAAACAGCAGGTATCTATGCTTTCTTTTCCTGAATTAAGTGAGAACTGTATCATTATTGATTCTGAGTCTAAGCGCTATTCTATGTGTGGTGTAAGAATTGGCTGTATGATTACACGTTCCAAGAAAATTCGTGATGCAGCAATGCTTTTTGCACAGGCAAGATTAAGCCCTGTCCTTTTAGGCCAAATTGCCGCTACAGCAGCTCACCAGAATGATGGAGCTTATATCCGCGCAGTAAGAGAAGAGTATACGCATAGAAGAAATGTATTAGTTGATTTATTAAATGCAATTCC is a window from the Chryseobacterium sp. T16E-39 genome containing:
- a CDS encoding pyridoxal phosphate-dependent aminotransferase, producing the protein MPNISNRAQHMPPSPVRKLVPFSLLAKQKGIKVYHLNIGQPDIETPEKALNALKNIDLKVLEYALSEGNLEYRKALTDYYHSLGFNDLTPDNFIVTNGGSEALNFAISTLCDDGDEVIIPEPYYANYNGFTSTFNVHVVAVPSTIETGFALPPIEEFEKKITEKTRAIVICNPGNPTGYLYTREELQKLAEIALKYDIVVISDEVYREYVYDGKQQVSMLSFPELSENCIIIDSESKRYSMCGVRIGCMITRSKKIRDAAMLFAQARLSPVLLGQIAATAAHQNDGAYIRAVREEYTHRRNVLVDLLNAIPGVICPKPKGAFYCVAELPVDDTEKFAQWLLEKFSLNNETIMVAPAGGFYSNPELGKKQVRIAYVLKEQDLKRSVEILKEALKQYKLEFNL